From Seriola aureovittata isolate HTS-2021-v1 ecotype China chromosome 16, ASM2101889v1, whole genome shotgun sequence, one genomic window encodes:
- the LOC130184084 gene encoding 14-3-3 protein zeta/delta-like, which yields MADKEEQVQKAKLAEQAERYDDMAAAMKGVTEEGSELSNEERNLLSVAYKNVVGARRSSWRVVSSMEQKSDDSGKTALAKEYREKIEKELNDICKEVLDLLDKHLIPNATPADSKVFYLKMKGDYYRYLAEVAIGEDKEAIINNSQEAYQKALDISYKEMQPTHPIRLGLALNFSVFYYEIVNSPDKACQLAKTAFDEAIAMLDSLNSDSYKDSTLIMQLLRDNLTLWMSDAQGEGEGEGEETEQAAEKN from the exons ATGGCAGACAAGGAGGAGCAGGTACAGAAAGCCAAACTGGCTGAGCAGGCTGAGCGCTATGATGACATGGCTGCAGCCATGAAGGGTGTTACAGAGGAGGGCTCGGAGCTCAGCAACGAGGAGCGCAACCTGCTCTCTGTTGCGTACAAGAATGTGGTGGGGGCAAGGAGGTCCTCTTGGCGGGTGGTGTCCAGCATGGAGCAGAAGTCTGATGACAGTGGGAAGACCGCATTGGCCAAGGAGTACAGAGAGAAGATCGAGAAGGAGCTGAACGACATCTGCAAGGAAGTCCTG GACCTGCTTGACAAACATCTGATCCCCAATGCTACACCTGCTGACAGCAAAGTCTTCTACCTGAAGATGAAGGGAGACTACTACCGCTACCTGGCTGAGGTGGCCATTGGAGAGGACAAGGAGG CCATCATCAATAACTCGCAAGAAGCCTACCAGAAGGCCTTGGACATCAGCTACAAAGAAATGCAGCCTACACATCCCATCCGCCTAGGCCTCGCTCTTAACTTCTCCGTCTTCTACTACGAGATCGTCAACTCACCTGACAAGGCCTGCCAACTGGCTAAAACG gCCTTTGATGAGGCCATTGCCATGCTGGACTCCCTCAACAGTGACTCCTACAAAGACAGCACCTTGATCATGCAGCTGCTCCGTGACAATCTGACA CTGTGGATGTCAGACGCCCAGGGtgagggagagggtgagggagaaGAGACGGAGCAGGCAGCTGAGAAGAACTGA
- the LOC130183394 gene encoding type-4 ice-structuring protein LS-12-like, with protein sequence MKFSLIAAVVLLALAQGSFAQDVSDLEKLGQYLEELKNKMTLELTEIIRNQDLTNQAQTFLEDKKTQLEPLASQLQDQLRTAAASVEEQIKPLAVNMQAQIQPMVDNFQKQMEALIQRMTENAQPIDN encoded by the exons ATGAAATTCTCCCTCATTGCAGCCGTTGTCCTGCTTGCCCTGGCACAGG GAAGCTTTGCCCAAGATGTTAGCGATCTTGAAAAGCTCGGTCAGTACTTGGAGGAACTGAAGAACAAGATGACTTTGGAGCTGACTGAGATTATCCGCAACCAGGACCTGACAAACCAGGCTCA GACCTTCCTGGAGGACAAGAAGACCCAGCTGGAGCCCCTGGCCTCTCAGCTCCAGGATCAGTTGAGGACCGCTGCTGCCAGCGTGGAGGAGCAGATCAAACCCCTGGCTGTCAACATGCAGGCCCAGATCCAGCCCATGGTCGATAACTTCCAGAAGCAGATGGAGGCCCTTATCCAGAGGATGACCGAGAACGCCCAGCCCATTGACAACTAA
- the LOC130183392 gene encoding polyadenylate-binding protein 1 isoform X4: MNPSAPSYPMASLYVGDLHQDVTEAMLYEKFSPAGAILSIRVCRDMITRRSLGYAYVNFQQPADAERALDTMNFDVIKGRPVRIMWSQRDPSLRKSGVGNIFIKNLDKSIDNKALYDTFSAFGNILSCKVVCDENGSKGYGFVHFETQEAAERAIEKMNGMLLNDRKVFVGRFKSRKEREAELGARAKEFTNVYIKNFGEDMDDEKLRELFSKYGQSGNAMSIRVMTDDNGKSRGFGFVSFERHEDAQKAVDEMNGKELNGKLIYVGRAQKKVERQTELKRKFEQMKQDRMTRYQGVNLYVKNLDDGIDDERLRKEFSPFGTITSAKVMMEGGRSKGFGFVCFSSPEEATKAVTEMNGRIVATKPLYVALAQRKEERQAHLTNQYMQRMASVRAVPNPVINPYQPAPPSGYFMAAIPQAQNRAAYYPAAGQMAQLRPSPRWTTQGVRPQHFQNMPGAMRPSAPRPQTFSTMRPASQVPRMMSTQRVAAQSMGPRPANAAAAAATPVRGVPQYKYAAGVRNPQQHMTAQPQVTMQQPAVHVQGQEPLTASMLAAAPPQEQKQMLGERLFPLIQNMHPSLAGKITGMLLEIDNSELLHMLESPESLRSKVDEAVAVLQAHQAKEAAQKTVTNSAGVPSV, encoded by the exons ATGAACCCCAGTGCTCCCAGTTACCCCATGGCCTCCCTGTACGTTGGGGATCTGCATCAAGATGTGACCGAGGCCATGCTGTACGAGAAATTCAGCCCTGCCGGAGCTATCCTGTCAATCCGGGTCTGTAGGGACATGATCACCCGGCGTTCCCTTGGATACGCCTATGTCAACTTCCAACAGCCAGCGGACG CCGAGCGAGCATTGGACACAATGAACTTTGACGTGATCAAGGGGCGGCCTGTACGCATCATGTGGTCGCAGCGTGATCCGTCACTGAGAAAGAGCGGCGTGGGAAACATCTTCATTAAGAATCTTGACAAGTCCATTGACAACAAGGCTCTATATGACACCTTCTCTGCTTTTGGCAACATCCTGTCATGCAAG GTGGTTTGTGACGAGAATGGCTCTAAAGGCTACGGCTTTGTGCATTTTGAGACTCAGGAGGCAGCCGAACGAGCCATTGAGAAAATGAATGGCATGCTGCTCAATGACCGTAAAGT ATTCGTGGGTCGCTTCAAATCTCGCAAGGAACGTGAGGCTGAGCTGGGTGCCCGAGCCAAGGAGTTCACAAATGTCTACATAAAAAACTTTGGTGAAGACATGGATGATGAGAAGCTGAGGGAACTCTTTAGCAAATATGGTCAGTCAG GAAATGCCATGAGTATCCGAGTCATGACAGATGACAACGGAAAGTCTCGAGGCTTTGGGTTCGTCAGCTTTGAGAGGCACGAGGATGCCCAGAAA GCGGTGGATGAGATGAATGGGAAGGAGTTGAATGGCAAGCTGATCTACGTTGGCCGCGCCCAGAAGAAGGTGGAGCGACAGACAGAGCTCAAGCGCAAGTTTGAGCAAATGAAACAAGATCGTATGACTCGCTACCAG ggtGTCAACTTGTACGTGAAGAACCTTGATGATGGAATTGATGATGAACGTCTCAGAAAGGAGTTCTCGCCATTTGGCACCATAACTAGTGCCAAG GTCATGATGGAAGGTGGGCGCAGCAAAGGCTTTGGCTTCGTTTGCTTTTCATCCCCAGAGGAGGCCACCAAAGCTGTGACTGAAATGAATGGACGCATTGTAGCCACCAAGCCATTGTACGTGGCCCTGGCCCAGCGCAAAGAGGAGCGTCAAGCCCACTTGACCAACCAGTACATGCAGCGCATGGCCAGTGTGCGTGCAGTGCCAAACCCAGTCATCAATCCCTACCAGCCAGCTCCACCCTCGGGTTACTTCATGGCAGCCATTCCTCAGGCCCAGAACCGTGCTGCTTACTACCCAGCTGCTGGCCAGATGGCCCAGCTGCGGCCCAGCCCACGCTGGACCACCCAGGGTGTCCGGCCACAAC ACTTCCAGAACATGCCAGGTGCCATGCGTCCCTCAGCACCACGCCCTCAGACCTTCAGTACCATGCGGCCTGCCTCCCAGGTGCCTCGCATGATGTCCACCCAGCGTGTCG cagcacagagcatGGGGCCCCGACCAGCCAacgcagctgctgcagcagccactCCAGTGCGTGGAGTCCCTCAGTACAAGTATGCTGCAGGAGTCCGCAATCCCCAGCAGCACATGACTGCTCAGCCACAAGTCACCATGCAGCAG CCTGCAGTCCATGTTCAGGGACAGGAGCCTCTGACTGCATCCATGCTGGCCGCAGCTCCACCACAGGAACAGAAGCAGATGCTGG GTGAGCGTCTGTTTCCACTGATCCAGAACATGCATCCCAGCCTGGCAGGGAAGATCACTGGCATGCTGCTTGAGATCGACAACTCAGAGCTGCTCCACATGCTGGAGTCTCCAGAGTCTCTCCGCTCAAAG GTGGATGAGGCGGTGGCTGTGCTTCAGGCCCACCAGGCCAAGGAGGCCGCTCAGAAGACTGTGACCAATTCAGCTGGTGTCCCAAGTGTCTGA
- the LOC130183392 gene encoding polyadenylate-binding protein 1 isoform X3, whose product MNPSAPSYPMASLYVGDLHQDVTEAMLYEKFSPAGAILSIRVCRDMITRRSLGYAYVNFQQPADAERALDTMNFDVIKGRPVRIMWSQRDPSLRKSGVGNIFIKNLDKSIDNKALYDTFSAFGNILSCKVVCDENGSKGYGFVHFETQEAAERAIEKMNGMLLNDRKVFVGRFKSRKEREAELGARAKEFTNVYIKNFGEDMDDEKLRELFSKYDLSCLGNAMSIRVMTDDNGKSRGFGFVSFERHEDAQKAVDEMNGKELNGKLIYVGRAQKKVERQTELKRKFEQMKQDRMTRYQGVNLYVKNLDDGIDDERLRKEFSPFGTITSAKVMMEGGRSKGFGFVCFSSPEEATKAVTEMNGRIVATKPLYVALAQRKEERQAHLTNQYMQRMASVRAVPNPVINPYQPAPPSGYFMAAIPQAQNRAAYYPAAGQMAQLRPSPRWTTQGVRPQHFQNMPGAMRPSAPRPQTFSTMRPASQVPRMMSTQRVAAQSMGPRPANAAAAAATPVRGVPQYKYAAGVRNPQQHMTAQPQVTMQQPAVHVQGQEPLTASMLAAAPPQEQKQMLGERLFPLIQNMHPSLAGKITGMLLEIDNSELLHMLESPESLRSKVDEAVAVLQAHQAKEAAQKTVTNSAGVPSV is encoded by the exons ATGAACCCCAGTGCTCCCAGTTACCCCATGGCCTCCCTGTACGTTGGGGATCTGCATCAAGATGTGACCGAGGCCATGCTGTACGAGAAATTCAGCCCTGCCGGAGCTATCCTGTCAATCCGGGTCTGTAGGGACATGATCACCCGGCGTTCCCTTGGATACGCCTATGTCAACTTCCAACAGCCAGCGGACG CCGAGCGAGCATTGGACACAATGAACTTTGACGTGATCAAGGGGCGGCCTGTACGCATCATGTGGTCGCAGCGTGATCCGTCACTGAGAAAGAGCGGCGTGGGAAACATCTTCATTAAGAATCTTGACAAGTCCATTGACAACAAGGCTCTATATGACACCTTCTCTGCTTTTGGCAACATCCTGTCATGCAAG GTGGTTTGTGACGAGAATGGCTCTAAAGGCTACGGCTTTGTGCATTTTGAGACTCAGGAGGCAGCCGAACGAGCCATTGAGAAAATGAATGGCATGCTGCTCAATGACCGTAAAGT ATTCGTGGGTCGCTTCAAATCTCGCAAGGAACGTGAGGCTGAGCTGGGTGCCCGAGCCAAGGAGTTCACAAATGTCTACATAAAAAACTTTGGTGAAGACATGGATGATGAGAAGCTGAGGGAACTCTTTAGCAAATATG ATCTCTCTTGCCTAGGAAATGCCATGAGTATCCGAGTCATGACAGATGACAACGGAAAGTCTCGAGGCTTTGGGTTCGTCAGCTTTGAGAGGCACGAGGATGCCCAGAAA GCGGTGGATGAGATGAATGGGAAGGAGTTGAATGGCAAGCTGATCTACGTTGGCCGCGCCCAGAAGAAGGTGGAGCGACAGACAGAGCTCAAGCGCAAGTTTGAGCAAATGAAACAAGATCGTATGACTCGCTACCAG ggtGTCAACTTGTACGTGAAGAACCTTGATGATGGAATTGATGATGAACGTCTCAGAAAGGAGTTCTCGCCATTTGGCACCATAACTAGTGCCAAG GTCATGATGGAAGGTGGGCGCAGCAAAGGCTTTGGCTTCGTTTGCTTTTCATCCCCAGAGGAGGCCACCAAAGCTGTGACTGAAATGAATGGACGCATTGTAGCCACCAAGCCATTGTACGTGGCCCTGGCCCAGCGCAAAGAGGAGCGTCAAGCCCACTTGACCAACCAGTACATGCAGCGCATGGCCAGTGTGCGTGCAGTGCCAAACCCAGTCATCAATCCCTACCAGCCAGCTCCACCCTCGGGTTACTTCATGGCAGCCATTCCTCAGGCCCAGAACCGTGCTGCTTACTACCCAGCTGCTGGCCAGATGGCCCAGCTGCGGCCCAGCCCACGCTGGACCACCCAGGGTGTCCGGCCACAAC ACTTCCAGAACATGCCAGGTGCCATGCGTCCCTCAGCACCACGCCCTCAGACCTTCAGTACCATGCGGCCTGCCTCCCAGGTGCCTCGCATGATGTCCACCCAGCGTGTCG cagcacagagcatGGGGCCCCGACCAGCCAacgcagctgctgcagcagccactCCAGTGCGTGGAGTCCCTCAGTACAAGTATGCTGCAGGAGTCCGCAATCCCCAGCAGCACATGACTGCTCAGCCACAAGTCACCATGCAGCAG CCTGCAGTCCATGTTCAGGGACAGGAGCCTCTGACTGCATCCATGCTGGCCGCAGCTCCACCACAGGAACAGAAGCAGATGCTGG GTGAGCGTCTGTTTCCACTGATCCAGAACATGCATCCCAGCCTGGCAGGGAAGATCACTGGCATGCTGCTTGAGATCGACAACTCAGAGCTGCTCCACATGCTGGAGTCTCCAGAGTCTCTCCGCTCAAAG GTGGATGAGGCGGTGGCTGTGCTTCAGGCCCACCAGGCCAAGGAGGCCGCTCAGAAGACTGTGACCAATTCAGCTGGTGTCCCAAGTGTCTGA
- the LOC130183392 gene encoding polyadenylate-binding protein 1 isoform X1, whose amino-acid sequence MNPSAPSYPMASLYVGDLHQDVTEAMLYEKFSPAGAILSIRVCRDMITRRSLGYAYVNFQQPADAERALDTMNFDVIKGRPVRIMWSQRDPSLRKSGVGNIFIKNLDKSIDNKALYDTFSAFGNILSCKVVCDENGSKGYGFVHFETQEAAERAIEKMNGMLLNDRKVFVGRFKSRKEREAELGARAKEFTNVYIKNFGEDMDDEKLRELFSKYGQSDLSCLGNAMSIRVMTDDNGKSRGFGFVSFERHEDAQKAVDEMNGKELNGKLIYVGRAQKKVERQTELKRKFEQMKQDRMTRYQGVNLYVKNLDDGIDDERLRKEFSPFGTITSAKVMMEGGRSKGFGFVCFSSPEEATKAVTEMNGRIVATKPLYVALAQRKEERQAHLTNQYMQRMASVRAVPNPVINPYQPAPPSGYFMAAIPQAQNRAAYYPAAGQMAQLRPSPRWTTQGVRPQHFQNMPGAMRPSAPRPQTFSTMRPASQVPRMMSTQRVAAQSMGPRPANAAAAAATPVRGVPQYKYAAGVRNPQQHMTAQPQVTMQQPAVHVQGQEPLTASMLAAAPPQEQKQMLGERLFPLIQNMHPSLAGKITGMLLEIDNSELLHMLESPESLRSKVDEAVAVLQAHQAKEAAQKTVTNSAGVPSV is encoded by the exons ATGAACCCCAGTGCTCCCAGTTACCCCATGGCCTCCCTGTACGTTGGGGATCTGCATCAAGATGTGACCGAGGCCATGCTGTACGAGAAATTCAGCCCTGCCGGAGCTATCCTGTCAATCCGGGTCTGTAGGGACATGATCACCCGGCGTTCCCTTGGATACGCCTATGTCAACTTCCAACAGCCAGCGGACG CCGAGCGAGCATTGGACACAATGAACTTTGACGTGATCAAGGGGCGGCCTGTACGCATCATGTGGTCGCAGCGTGATCCGTCACTGAGAAAGAGCGGCGTGGGAAACATCTTCATTAAGAATCTTGACAAGTCCATTGACAACAAGGCTCTATATGACACCTTCTCTGCTTTTGGCAACATCCTGTCATGCAAG GTGGTTTGTGACGAGAATGGCTCTAAAGGCTACGGCTTTGTGCATTTTGAGACTCAGGAGGCAGCCGAACGAGCCATTGAGAAAATGAATGGCATGCTGCTCAATGACCGTAAAGT ATTCGTGGGTCGCTTCAAATCTCGCAAGGAACGTGAGGCTGAGCTGGGTGCCCGAGCCAAGGAGTTCACAAATGTCTACATAAAAAACTTTGGTGAAGACATGGATGATGAGAAGCTGAGGGAACTCTTTAGCAAATATGGTCAGTCAG ATCTCTCTTGCCTAGGAAATGCCATGAGTATCCGAGTCATGACAGATGACAACGGAAAGTCTCGAGGCTTTGGGTTCGTCAGCTTTGAGAGGCACGAGGATGCCCAGAAA GCGGTGGATGAGATGAATGGGAAGGAGTTGAATGGCAAGCTGATCTACGTTGGCCGCGCCCAGAAGAAGGTGGAGCGACAGACAGAGCTCAAGCGCAAGTTTGAGCAAATGAAACAAGATCGTATGACTCGCTACCAG ggtGTCAACTTGTACGTGAAGAACCTTGATGATGGAATTGATGATGAACGTCTCAGAAAGGAGTTCTCGCCATTTGGCACCATAACTAGTGCCAAG GTCATGATGGAAGGTGGGCGCAGCAAAGGCTTTGGCTTCGTTTGCTTTTCATCCCCAGAGGAGGCCACCAAAGCTGTGACTGAAATGAATGGACGCATTGTAGCCACCAAGCCATTGTACGTGGCCCTGGCCCAGCGCAAAGAGGAGCGTCAAGCCCACTTGACCAACCAGTACATGCAGCGCATGGCCAGTGTGCGTGCAGTGCCAAACCCAGTCATCAATCCCTACCAGCCAGCTCCACCCTCGGGTTACTTCATGGCAGCCATTCCTCAGGCCCAGAACCGTGCTGCTTACTACCCAGCTGCTGGCCAGATGGCCCAGCTGCGGCCCAGCCCACGCTGGACCACCCAGGGTGTCCGGCCACAAC ACTTCCAGAACATGCCAGGTGCCATGCGTCCCTCAGCACCACGCCCTCAGACCTTCAGTACCATGCGGCCTGCCTCCCAGGTGCCTCGCATGATGTCCACCCAGCGTGTCG cagcacagagcatGGGGCCCCGACCAGCCAacgcagctgctgcagcagccactCCAGTGCGTGGAGTCCCTCAGTACAAGTATGCTGCAGGAGTCCGCAATCCCCAGCAGCACATGACTGCTCAGCCACAAGTCACCATGCAGCAG CCTGCAGTCCATGTTCAGGGACAGGAGCCTCTGACTGCATCCATGCTGGCCGCAGCTCCACCACAGGAACAGAAGCAGATGCTGG GTGAGCGTCTGTTTCCACTGATCCAGAACATGCATCCCAGCCTGGCAGGGAAGATCACTGGCATGCTGCTTGAGATCGACAACTCAGAGCTGCTCCACATGCTGGAGTCTCCAGAGTCTCTCCGCTCAAAG GTGGATGAGGCGGTGGCTGTGCTTCAGGCCCACCAGGCCAAGGAGGCCGCTCAGAAGACTGTGACCAATTCAGCTGGTGTCCCAAGTGTCTGA
- the LOC130183392 gene encoding polyadenylate-binding protein 1 isoform X5 — protein MNPSAPSYPMASLYVGDLHQDVTEAMLYEKFSPAGAILSIRVCRDMITRRSLGYAYVNFQQPADAERALDTMNFDVIKGRPVRIMWSQRDPSLRKSGVGNIFIKNLDKSIDNKALYDTFSAFGNILSCKVVCDENGSKGYGFVHFETQEAAERAIEKMNGMLLNDRKVFVGRFKSRKEREAELGARAKEFTNVYIKNFGEDMDDEKLRELFSKYGNAMSIRVMTDDNGKSRGFGFVSFERHEDAQKAVDEMNGKELNGKLIYVGRAQKKVERQTELKRKFEQMKQDRMTRYQGVNLYVKNLDDGIDDERLRKEFSPFGTITSAKVMMEGGRSKGFGFVCFSSPEEATKAVTEMNGRIVATKPLYVALAQRKEERQAHLTNQYMQRMASVRAVPNPVINPYQPAPPSGYFMAAIPQAQNRAAYYPAAGQMAQLRPSPRWTTQGVRPQHFQNMPGAMRPSAPRPQTFSTMRPASQVPRMMSTQRVAAQSMGPRPANAAAAAATPVRGVPQYKYAAGVRNPQQHMTAQPQVTMQQPAVHVQGQEPLTASMLAAAPPQEQKQMLGERLFPLIQNMHPSLAGKITGMLLEIDNSELLHMLESPESLRSKVDEAVAVLQAHQAKEAAQKTVTNSAGVPSV, from the exons ATGAACCCCAGTGCTCCCAGTTACCCCATGGCCTCCCTGTACGTTGGGGATCTGCATCAAGATGTGACCGAGGCCATGCTGTACGAGAAATTCAGCCCTGCCGGAGCTATCCTGTCAATCCGGGTCTGTAGGGACATGATCACCCGGCGTTCCCTTGGATACGCCTATGTCAACTTCCAACAGCCAGCGGACG CCGAGCGAGCATTGGACACAATGAACTTTGACGTGATCAAGGGGCGGCCTGTACGCATCATGTGGTCGCAGCGTGATCCGTCACTGAGAAAGAGCGGCGTGGGAAACATCTTCATTAAGAATCTTGACAAGTCCATTGACAACAAGGCTCTATATGACACCTTCTCTGCTTTTGGCAACATCCTGTCATGCAAG GTGGTTTGTGACGAGAATGGCTCTAAAGGCTACGGCTTTGTGCATTTTGAGACTCAGGAGGCAGCCGAACGAGCCATTGAGAAAATGAATGGCATGCTGCTCAATGACCGTAAAGT ATTCGTGGGTCGCTTCAAATCTCGCAAGGAACGTGAGGCTGAGCTGGGTGCCCGAGCCAAGGAGTTCACAAATGTCTACATAAAAAACTTTGGTGAAGACATGGATGATGAGAAGCTGAGGGAACTCTTTAGCAAATATG GAAATGCCATGAGTATCCGAGTCATGACAGATGACAACGGAAAGTCTCGAGGCTTTGGGTTCGTCAGCTTTGAGAGGCACGAGGATGCCCAGAAA GCGGTGGATGAGATGAATGGGAAGGAGTTGAATGGCAAGCTGATCTACGTTGGCCGCGCCCAGAAGAAGGTGGAGCGACAGACAGAGCTCAAGCGCAAGTTTGAGCAAATGAAACAAGATCGTATGACTCGCTACCAG ggtGTCAACTTGTACGTGAAGAACCTTGATGATGGAATTGATGATGAACGTCTCAGAAAGGAGTTCTCGCCATTTGGCACCATAACTAGTGCCAAG GTCATGATGGAAGGTGGGCGCAGCAAAGGCTTTGGCTTCGTTTGCTTTTCATCCCCAGAGGAGGCCACCAAAGCTGTGACTGAAATGAATGGACGCATTGTAGCCACCAAGCCATTGTACGTGGCCCTGGCCCAGCGCAAAGAGGAGCGTCAAGCCCACTTGACCAACCAGTACATGCAGCGCATGGCCAGTGTGCGTGCAGTGCCAAACCCAGTCATCAATCCCTACCAGCCAGCTCCACCCTCGGGTTACTTCATGGCAGCCATTCCTCAGGCCCAGAACCGTGCTGCTTACTACCCAGCTGCTGGCCAGATGGCCCAGCTGCGGCCCAGCCCACGCTGGACCACCCAGGGTGTCCGGCCACAAC ACTTCCAGAACATGCCAGGTGCCATGCGTCCCTCAGCACCACGCCCTCAGACCTTCAGTACCATGCGGCCTGCCTCCCAGGTGCCTCGCATGATGTCCACCCAGCGTGTCG cagcacagagcatGGGGCCCCGACCAGCCAacgcagctgctgcagcagccactCCAGTGCGTGGAGTCCCTCAGTACAAGTATGCTGCAGGAGTCCGCAATCCCCAGCAGCACATGACTGCTCAGCCACAAGTCACCATGCAGCAG CCTGCAGTCCATGTTCAGGGACAGGAGCCTCTGACTGCATCCATGCTGGCCGCAGCTCCACCACAGGAACAGAAGCAGATGCTGG GTGAGCGTCTGTTTCCACTGATCCAGAACATGCATCCCAGCCTGGCAGGGAAGATCACTGGCATGCTGCTTGAGATCGACAACTCAGAGCTGCTCCACATGCTGGAGTCTCCAGAGTCTCTCCGCTCAAAG GTGGATGAGGCGGTGGCTGTGCTTCAGGCCCACCAGGCCAAGGAGGCCGCTCAGAAGACTGTGACCAATTCAGCTGGTGTCCCAAGTGTCTGA
- the LOC130183392 gene encoding polyadenylate-binding protein 1 isoform X2, which translates to MNPSAPSYPMASLYVGDLHQDVTEAMLYEKFSPAGAILSIRVCRDMITRRSLGYAYVNFQQPADAERALDTMNFDVIKGRPVRIMWSQRDPSLRKSGVGNIFIKNLDKSIDNKALYDTFSAFGNILSCKVVCDENGSKGYGFVHFETQEAAERAIEKMNGMLLNDRKVFVGRFKSRKEREAELGARAKEFTNVYIKNFGEDMDDEKLRELFSKYGQSDLSCLGNAMSIRVMTDDNGKSRGFGFVSFERHEDAQKAVDEMNGKELNGKLIYVGRAQKKVERQTELKRKFEQMKQDRMTRYQGVNLYVKNLDDGIDDERLRKEFSPFGTITSAKVMMEGGRSKGFGFVCFSSPEEATKAVTEMNGRIVATKPLYVALAQRKEERQAHLTNQYMQRMASVRAVPNPVINPYQPAPPSGYFMAAIPQAQNRAAYYPAAGQMAQLRPSPRWTTQGVRPQHFQNMPGAMRPSAPRPQTFSTMRPASQVPRMMSTQRVAQSMGPRPANAAAAAATPVRGVPQYKYAAGVRNPQQHMTAQPQVTMQQPAVHVQGQEPLTASMLAAAPPQEQKQMLGERLFPLIQNMHPSLAGKITGMLLEIDNSELLHMLESPESLRSKVDEAVAVLQAHQAKEAAQKTVTNSAGVPSV; encoded by the exons ATGAACCCCAGTGCTCCCAGTTACCCCATGGCCTCCCTGTACGTTGGGGATCTGCATCAAGATGTGACCGAGGCCATGCTGTACGAGAAATTCAGCCCTGCCGGAGCTATCCTGTCAATCCGGGTCTGTAGGGACATGATCACCCGGCGTTCCCTTGGATACGCCTATGTCAACTTCCAACAGCCAGCGGACG CCGAGCGAGCATTGGACACAATGAACTTTGACGTGATCAAGGGGCGGCCTGTACGCATCATGTGGTCGCAGCGTGATCCGTCACTGAGAAAGAGCGGCGTGGGAAACATCTTCATTAAGAATCTTGACAAGTCCATTGACAACAAGGCTCTATATGACACCTTCTCTGCTTTTGGCAACATCCTGTCATGCAAG GTGGTTTGTGACGAGAATGGCTCTAAAGGCTACGGCTTTGTGCATTTTGAGACTCAGGAGGCAGCCGAACGAGCCATTGAGAAAATGAATGGCATGCTGCTCAATGACCGTAAAGT ATTCGTGGGTCGCTTCAAATCTCGCAAGGAACGTGAGGCTGAGCTGGGTGCCCGAGCCAAGGAGTTCACAAATGTCTACATAAAAAACTTTGGTGAAGACATGGATGATGAGAAGCTGAGGGAACTCTTTAGCAAATATGGTCAGTCAG ATCTCTCTTGCCTAGGAAATGCCATGAGTATCCGAGTCATGACAGATGACAACGGAAAGTCTCGAGGCTTTGGGTTCGTCAGCTTTGAGAGGCACGAGGATGCCCAGAAA GCGGTGGATGAGATGAATGGGAAGGAGTTGAATGGCAAGCTGATCTACGTTGGCCGCGCCCAGAAGAAGGTGGAGCGACAGACAGAGCTCAAGCGCAAGTTTGAGCAAATGAAACAAGATCGTATGACTCGCTACCAG ggtGTCAACTTGTACGTGAAGAACCTTGATGATGGAATTGATGATGAACGTCTCAGAAAGGAGTTCTCGCCATTTGGCACCATAACTAGTGCCAAG GTCATGATGGAAGGTGGGCGCAGCAAAGGCTTTGGCTTCGTTTGCTTTTCATCCCCAGAGGAGGCCACCAAAGCTGTGACTGAAATGAATGGACGCATTGTAGCCACCAAGCCATTGTACGTGGCCCTGGCCCAGCGCAAAGAGGAGCGTCAAGCCCACTTGACCAACCAGTACATGCAGCGCATGGCCAGTGTGCGTGCAGTGCCAAACCCAGTCATCAATCCCTACCAGCCAGCTCCACCCTCGGGTTACTTCATGGCAGCCATTCCTCAGGCCCAGAACCGTGCTGCTTACTACCCAGCTGCTGGCCAGATGGCCCAGCTGCGGCCCAGCCCACGCTGGACCACCCAGGGTGTCCGGCCACAAC ACTTCCAGAACATGCCAGGTGCCATGCGTCCCTCAGCACCACGCCCTCAGACCTTCAGTACCATGCGGCCTGCCTCCCAGGTGCCTCGCATGATGTCCACCCAGCGTGTCG cacagagcatGGGGCCCCGACCAGCCAacgcagctgctgcagcagccactCCAGTGCGTGGAGTCCCTCAGTACAAGTATGCTGCAGGAGTCCGCAATCCCCAGCAGCACATGACTGCTCAGCCACAAGTCACCATGCAGCAG CCTGCAGTCCATGTTCAGGGACAGGAGCCTCTGACTGCATCCATGCTGGCCGCAGCTCCACCACAGGAACAGAAGCAGATGCTGG GTGAGCGTCTGTTTCCACTGATCCAGAACATGCATCCCAGCCTGGCAGGGAAGATCACTGGCATGCTGCTTGAGATCGACAACTCAGAGCTGCTCCACATGCTGGAGTCTCCAGAGTCTCTCCGCTCAAAG GTGGATGAGGCGGTGGCTGTGCTTCAGGCCCACCAGGCCAAGGAGGCCGCTCAGAAGACTGTGACCAATTCAGCTGGTGTCCCAAGTGTCTGA